One genomic region from Quercus robur chromosome 4, dhQueRobu3.1, whole genome shotgun sequence encodes:
- the LOC126722110 gene encoding uncharacterized protein LOC126722110 translates to MASMTNVLQKQHHSLVTAQDMMLHLKEMFGEQSRSARQTAIKNLMSTKMVEGTPFREHVLKMISFINELDICLVQKLIFIMNYNMNKMVVTLLELLNMLKAAKDLIKKEKPTVMLAEKIDTSLKLKPKGKNFKRKGSQSFNKAQGDKVNKDTEKKKAKGNCFHCSKLGHWKRKCRHYLASLKNDKPAEVSIVSRYQSNPGSKHWTEVKHIFKYLNRTKHYFLVFGGEDLTVQGYTDSDFQSDIDDRKSISGFVFTLGNGAISWRSCKQDTTADSTTEARYIAASEAAKEAV, encoded by the exons ATGGCCTCTATGACCAATGTGTTGCAAAAACAACACCACAGCCTAGTTACAGCACAAGATATGATGCTGCACCTCAAAGAGATGTTTGGAGAACAAAGCAGAAGTGCACGGCAAACTGCTATCAAAAATCTCATGTCCACCAAAATGGTGGAAGGAACTCCATTTCGGGAACATGTCCTGAAGATGATTTCTTTCATCAATGAATTGGATATATGCTTGGTGCAGAAATTGATA TTTATCATGAACTATAACATGAATAAGATGGTAGTGACATTGTTAGAGCTACTCAATATGTTGAAAGCAGCTAAGGATCTCATCAAGAAAGAAAAGCCTACTGTAATGTTGGCTGAAAAGATTGATACTTCTCTTAAGTTGAAACCTAAGGGTAAGAACTTTAAGAGAAAAGGGTCTCAGTCATTCAATAAGGCTCAAGGTGACAAAGTGAATAAGGACactgagaaaaagaaagcaaaaggaAATTGTTTCCATTGCAGTAAGCTTGGTCATTGGAAGAGAAAATGTCGCCATTATTTGGCTTCTCTGAAGAATGACAAACCTGCAGAAG TGAGCATTGTGAGTAGATATCAATCCAATCCAGGTTCTAAGCATTGGACAGAAGTGAAACATatcttcaaatatttaaatagaacCAAACATTATTTCTTGGTGTTTGGTGGTGAGGATTTGACTGTCCAAGGGTATacagattctgattttcaatcTGATATTGATGATAGAAAATCAATTTCTGGATTTGTATTCACTCTTGGAAATGGAGCAATAAGTTGGAGAAGTTGCAAGCAAGATACTACTGCAGACTCTACTACAGAAGCACGGTATATAGCTGCAAGTGAAGCTGCAAAGGAAGCTGTGTGA